From a single Brassica napus cultivar Da-Ae chromosome C9, Da-Ae, whole genome shotgun sequence genomic region:
- the LOC106451887 gene encoding probable pyruvate kinase, cytosolic isozyme, giving the protein MAMIEQKPKTKIVCTLGPASRSVEMVEKLLKAGMNVARFNFSHGSHEYHQETLDNLRQAMLNTGILCAVMLDTKGPEIRTGFLKDGKPIQLKQGQEITISTDYDLQGDENTICMSYKKLAVDVNPGMVILCADGTISLLVLSCDTENGTVRCRCENSAMLGERKNVNLPGVVVDLPTLTEKDKEDIMKWGVPNQIDMIALSFVRKGSDLVQVRKLLGKHAKNILLMSKVENQEGVANFDDILVNSDAFMIARGDLGMEIPIEKIFLAQKVMIYKCNIQGKPVVTATQMLESMIKSPRPTRAEATDVANAVLDGTDCVMLSGETAAGAYPELAVRTMAKICVEAENTLDYGDVFKRIMKYSPVPMSPLESLASSAVRTANSARATLIMVLTRGGSTARLVAKYRPGMPILSVVVPEIKTDLFDWSCSDESPARHSLIFRGLIPVLYAGSARASHDESTEEAIEFATQQGKEKELCKTGDSVVALLRVGNASLIKILTVK; this is encoded by the exons ATGGCGATGATAGAGCAAAAGCCGAAGACGAAGATCGTGTGTACCCTGGGTCCAGCTTCGAGATCCGTTGAGATGGTGGAGAAGCTTCTGAAGGCGGGCATGAACGTGGCTAGGTTTAACTTTTCACACGGATCTCATGAGTACCACCAAGAGACTCTCGATAACCTCCGTCAAGCTATGCTCAACACTGGCATCCTTTGCGCCGTCATGCTCGATACCAAG GGTCCTGAAATCCGAACCGGGTTCTTGAAAGATGGGAAACCAATACAGTTGAAACAAGGCCAAGAGATCACCATTTCGACTGATTATGACTTGCAGGGCGACGAGAACACTATTTGCATGAGTTACAAGAAGCTGGCTGTAGATGTGAACCCTGGGATGGTCATTCTCTGTGCCGATGGTACTATTTCCTTACTCGTCCTCTCTTGTGACACAGAGAATGGTACCGTCCGTTGCCGCTGCGAGAACTCCGCCATGCTCGGTGAGAGGAAGAATGTCAATCTCCCTGGTGTTGTCGTGGATCTCCCTACTCTCACCGAGAAAGACAAAGAAGACATCATGAAGTGGGGAGTCCCGAATCAGATCGACATGATCGCTCTGTCTTTTGTCAGAAAAGGTTCAGACTTGGTTCAGGTTAGGAAACTACTTGGAAAGCACGCCAAGAACATTCTTCTCATGTCAAAG GTTGAGAACCAAGAAGGTGTGGCGAACTTCGATGACATTCTGGTCAACTCCGACGCCTTTATGATTGCAAGAGGAGATCTCGGCATGGAGATCCCGATAGAGAAGATCTTCTTAGCTCAGAAAGTGATGATCTACAAATGCAACATCCAGGGGAAACCTGTGGTCACAGCGACTCAGATGCTCGAGTCCATGATCAAATCTCCTCGACCCACAAGAGCCGAAGCCACTGATGTAGCAAACGCTGTCCTCGACGGCACGGACTGCGTCATGCTCAGTGGCGAAACCGCAGCTGGAGCGTACCCTGAGCTAGCTGTGCGTACCATGGCTAAGATCTGCGTTGAAGCCGAGAACACGCTTGACTACGGAGACGTCTTCAAGAGGATCATGAAGTACTCTCCGGTTCCAATGAGCCCACTTGAGTCACTCGCGTCCTCTGCTGTCAGAACAGCTAACTCGGCTAGAGCCACACTGATCATGGTCCTAACCAGGGGAGGAAGCACGGCGAGGCTTGTGGCTAAGTACAGACCAGGGATGCCGATTTTATCAGTCGTGGTTCCGGAGATCAAAACCGACTTGTTCGACTGGTCTTGCAGCGACGAGTCACCCGCGAGGCATAGTCTTATCTTCCGTGGTTTGATCCCTGTGCTGTACGCAGGGTCGGCAAGAGCCTCGCACGATGAATCGACAGAAGAAGCTATTGAGTTTGCGACTCAGCAGGGGAAAGAGAAAGAGCTGTGCAAGACTGGAGACTCCGTTGTTGCTCTACTCCGAGTTGGTAACGCTTCCCTAATCAAGATCTTGACCGTTAAGTGA